The following coding sequences lie in one Pseudomonadota bacterium genomic window:
- the xrtK gene encoding exosortase K gives MKRYLLPKKLVFYTIALVIAFGFKYHYSHADSGDLVWILAPTANLIEMFMPVTFELEKGQGFICSENHVIIAPACAGVNFLIISFCMIAFYGIYRLRYITEKFLWLFFSLAAAFVLTLVVNTVRIIISINLYESGFSMGWFTPSRIHLAAGIIIYVSCLYIAYFTIRLILNKYLLNLMKKKPKETKTPMQPFEGKQNLSILIPLIWYWLIMLGVPLINGWYKKSINLFGEYTAVVIIICSFICLAFFCFQLFYVKLKDKIASHKKPGIRTLLYPDNSDKLQS, from the coding sequence TTGAAAAGATATCTTCTCCCCAAAAAGCTTGTTTTCTATACAATTGCACTGGTTATAGCTTTTGGCTTTAAGTATCATTACAGCCATGCGGATAGCGGTGATCTGGTCTGGATTTTGGCTCCTACTGCAAATCTGATAGAAATGTTTATGCCGGTTACTTTTGAACTGGAAAAAGGTCAGGGTTTTATCTGTAGCGAAAATCACGTTATCATAGCTCCGGCTTGTGCAGGTGTAAATTTTTTGATCATATCTTTTTGCATGATAGCCTTTTACGGGATTTATCGCTTGAGATATATTACGGAAAAGTTCTTGTGGCTGTTTTTCAGTCTTGCAGCAGCTTTTGTGCTAACACTTGTTGTAAATACAGTTAGAATTATCATATCAATTAATTTGTATGAATCGGGATTTAGCATGGGATGGTTTACGCCATCACGGATTCATCTGGCGGCAGGAATTATTATTTATGTGTCCTGCCTTTATATCGCCTATTTTACTATTCGATTAATTCTCAATAAATATCTACTTAATCTTATGAAAAAGAAACCCAAAGAAACCAAAACACCTATGCAGCCGTTTGAAGGGAAACAAAATCTTAGTATTTTGATTCCCCTTATATGGTACTGGCTCATCATGCTGGGGGTTCCATTAATAAACGGCTGGTATAAGAAAAGCATAAATCTTTTTGGAGAATATACTGCTGTGGTAATAATTATATGTTCATTCATCTGCCTGGCTTTTTTCTGTTTTCAGTTGTTTTATGTGAAATTAAAAGATAAAATTGCAAGCCATAAAAAACCCGGTATTCGTACACTTTTAT
- a CDS encoding VIT and VWA domain-containing protein, producing the protein MMNIKFKRCWVFLITGFIVFCVCQTGFAESKEDKTLSPYFYVENGDTSVDNFPLEETDVKVNITGVIAEVVVTQKYKNNGVKPISARYIFPASTRAAVHGMKMMVGDEIITAKIEERQAAQKIFDTAKKQGKSASLLKQQRPNVFSMNVANIMPNTSILVELSYTELLVPTDGIYSFIYPTVVGPRYSSQTEANSPETDLWVKNPYLKEGSLPRTHFNINAHVSTGIALQEVICTSHATNIKYESDSIADIILKDPEDFAGNRDYILKYRLAGEKIESGLLLYEGKDENFFLLMVQPPERILPENIPGREYIFVVDVSGSMHGFPLNTSKILLKNLIGKLKPTDKFNVILFAGRSNLMSSTSLPANKENINQAIRLIDGQSGGGGTELYAALKKAMDIDKDESFSRSIVIVTDGYITAEKDVFDLIHNNLNRTNVFSFGIGSSVNRYLIEGIAKAGLGEPFVVTKPEEAYPVAEKFRQYIQSPVLTGISLNKSGFEAYDIEPESIPDLFAKRPVVVFGKYRNNAKGVIEVSGQSGSGEYVQTINVSEAKPLETNHALKYLWARTRIAQLSDFNFNYNSEENKKEVTSLGISYNLLTTNTSFVAVREVVVNPEGQSEDVNQPLPLPKNVSNLAVGGSMASVPEPDMLLLIIALGFITGGVLMLKKVGLKKPKI; encoded by the coding sequence ATGATGAATATCAAATTTAAAAGATGCTGGGTTTTTCTTATTACAGGATTTATTGTTTTTTGTGTTTGCCAAACAGGGTTTGCGGAAAGCAAAGAAGACAAAACGCTTTCACCGTATTTTTATGTCGAAAACGGTGATACGTCTGTTGATAATTTCCCGCTTGAAGAAACGGACGTGAAAGTTAATATAACCGGTGTGATTGCAGAGGTGGTTGTTACCCAAAAGTATAAAAACAATGGGGTAAAACCCATTAGTGCGCGCTATATTTTTCCGGCGTCCACACGGGCTGCTGTGCACGGCATGAAAATGATGGTTGGAGACGAGATAATAACCGCAAAGATTGAAGAACGGCAAGCAGCCCAAAAAATCTTTGATACAGCTAAAAAACAGGGTAAAAGCGCATCGCTTTTAAAACAGCAGCGACCTAATGTATTTTCAATGAATGTAGCCAATATCATGCCGAATACTTCCATACTTGTTGAATTAAGTTATACGGAGCTTCTGGTGCCGACAGACGGCATTTATTCATTTATTTACCCAACGGTTGTTGGCCCCCGTTACTCAAGCCAGACAGAAGCGAATTCGCCTGAAACCGATCTGTGGGTTAAAAATCCTTATCTTAAAGAAGGATCTTTGCCCCGGACACATTTTAATATTAACGCCCATGTTTCAACAGGGATTGCTCTTCAGGAAGTAATTTGCACATCACATGCAACCAATATTAAATATGAAAGCGATTCCATTGCCGACATCATTCTTAAAGATCCTGAAGATTTTGCAGGAAACCGCGACTATATATTAAAATACCGGCTGGCTGGTGAAAAAATAGAGTCAGGGCTTTTGCTTTATGAAGGTAAAGATGAAAACTTTTTTCTGCTTATGGTACAACCTCCGGAAAGAATACTGCCTGAAAATATCCCAGGGCGTGAGTATATATTTGTCGTTGATGTGTCAGGTTCCATGCATGGCTTTCCATTAAATACTTCCAAAATACTTCTTAAAAATCTTATCGGAAAACTTAAGCCAACCGATAAATTTAATGTGATTCTGTTTGCAGGCAGATCAAATTTGATGTCTTCTACTTCTTTGCCTGCAAATAAGGAAAATATTAATCAGGCCATACGATTGATTGATGGGCAGTCGGGTGGTGGCGGAACCGAGTTGTATGCGGCATTAAAAAAGGCAATGGATATTGACAAAGATGAATCATTTTCAAGAAGTATTGTAATCGTTACAGACGGCTATATCACTGCTGAAAAAGATGTGTTTGACCTGATTCATAATAATCTTAACCGGACAAATGTTTTTTCGTTCGGTATTGGAAGCAGTGTAAATAGATACCTAATAGAAGGCATTGCCAAAGCAGGACTGGGAGAACCCTTTGTTGTTACAAAGCCTGAAGAAGCCTATCCTGTCGCAGAAAAATTCAGGCAATATATCCAGTCTCCTGTTTTAACCGGCATTTCGTTAAACAAATCCGGGTTTGAAGCATATGATATTGAACCTGAAAGTATTCCCGATCTTTTTGCAAAAAGGCCGGTAGTTGTTTTCGGAAAATACCGGAATAATGCGAAGGGTGTTATCGAAGTTAGCGGGCAAAGCGGATCGGGAGAATATGTTCAAACAATCAATGTATCCGAAGCCAAACCTTTGGAAACAAATCATGCGCTTAAATATTTGTGGGCAAGGACCCGTATTGCACAGCTTTCGGATTTTAACTTCAATTATAACAGTGAAGAAAACAAAAAAGAAGTAACCTCTTTAGGAATTTCATATAATCTGCTTACTACAAATACTTCTTTTGTAGCAGTACGTGAAGTTGTGGTCAATCCCGAAGGACAAAGTGAGGATGTAAACCAACCTCTGCCTTTACCAAAAAATGTATCAAATCTTGCTGTAGGTGGTAGTATGGCAAGTGTTCCGGAACCGGATATGTTGCTTTTGATTATTGCACTTGGTTTTATTACGGGTGGAGTTCTTATGTTAAAAAAGGTGGGGTTAAAAAAACCGAAAATTTAG
- a CDS encoding PAS domain-containing protein: protein MDRKPTYEELVQKVNTLEKELIELKEIRMHADPTKDTAGNGIRSDTTGFKEVEQHADNLYRQLIDLYNNPIHVYDRESRLIFMNRKTAEIIGVKPESLIGKKLTEIIVSPMAEDLVKKNLDIIETGQPADYEIPIEFSGKKRWYWSHAQPIKDKDGTYSILMVISYDITERKNAEEKLRRRAYLLTQAQKLAHLGSYELDIKINDYERSDELFRIFGLNRDEVDSREDIIKRIHPDDWKYVEKQIKLLLAGNRVGLVEFRIIRPDGEERIVSSNSEILLDDSGIPIKMIGYFLDITESKRADEKLRRRENLLNQTQKLAHLGSYEYDMINNRFKRSDELFRIFGLNRHEVVSDERIIKTIHPDDRDYVEKQFKLSLTVNNPGPVEFRIIRPDGEERVVSAKSEIILDDKGVPVKFIGYVLDITEHKRAEQEIRRRENLLNQTQKLAHIGSYEFDRSRNRFERSDELFRILGIKQNEVNPEERLIKCVHPDDMNHLDKIFQLLESGHKIGVFEFRIIRPDGEERVVSANAEIAFDDSGVPIKRTGYLLDITERKRVEDELRQSEYLLNQAQQLAHLGSYEYDIKTNRFKRSDELFMILGIKRDKVAPEDRLYQWIHPDDRDDVEKQFKQALTGNSTDLFEFRIIRPDGEERVVSANSKTFMDDNGMPSKIIGSVLDITERKKAEEELRQSKNLLVQAQQLAHLGSFEYDIINDRYIRSDEIFRIFGISRDEVKPEDHLTQWIHPDDRDDIEKKDQAMEVGNIIGPKEFRIIRPDGEERVILSYWETITDDSGVPIKKIGCLLDITERKKVEKQREELILELQKALNNVKTLKGLLPICSKCKNIRTDKGYWSQIEVYLETHTDASFTHSMCPVCVKEMYGKEDWYKNLKNE, encoded by the coding sequence ATGGATAGGAAGCCGACCTATGAAGAATTAGTACAAAAGGTAAATACATTAGAAAAAGAATTAATTGAATTAAAAGAAATACGTATGCATGCGGATCCGACAAAAGATACAGCGGGCAATGGTATCCGTTCGGATACTACAGGATTCAAAGAGGTTGAACAGCATGCTGATAACTTATATCGACAGCTAATCGATCTTTATAACAACCCGATCCATGTTTATGACAGAGAATCAAGGCTCATATTCATGAACCGGAAAACAGCTGAGATTATTGGCGTTAAGCCCGAAAGTCTTATAGGAAAAAAACTAACGGAAATCATTGTATCTCCTATGGCTGAAGACCTGGTTAAAAAAAATCTTGATATTATTGAGACAGGACAACCAGCTGATTATGAAATCCCCATTGAATTTTCCGGCAAAAAAAGATGGTATTGGTCTCATGCGCAACCCATAAAAGATAAAGATGGTACTTACTCAATTCTAATGGTTATCTCTTATGATATTACCGAACGTAAAAATGCGGAAGAAAAACTCAGGAGGCGGGCATATTTGTTAACCCAAGCCCAGAAGCTTGCGCATCTTGGATCATACGAACTGGATATAAAGATTAACGATTACGAACGGTCCGATGAATTATTCCGGATTTTCGGTCTTAACCGGGATGAAGTTGACTCCAGAGAGGATATAATCAAAAGAATTCATCCTGATGACTGGAAATATGTTGAAAAGCAGATAAAGCTGCTGTTAGCAGGGAATAGAGTCGGTCTGGTTGAATTTAGAATAATCAGGCCTGACGGCGAAGAGCGGATTGTTTCTTCCAATTCTGAAATATTATTGGACGATAGTGGCATACCGATTAAGATGATAGGGTATTTTTTGGATATTACCGAAAGTAAAAGAGCAGATGAGAAGTTGCGGCGGAGGGAAAATCTGTTAAACCAAACCCAGAAACTTGCACATCTTGGATCATATGAATACGATATGATTAACAATAGATTCAAACGATCCGATGAATTATTCCGGATTTTCGGTCTTAACCGGCATGAAGTTGTTTCCGATGAGCGTATAATCAAAACCATACATCCTGATGACAGGGATTATGTAGAAAAGCAGTTTAAACTGTCACTAACAGTAAATAACCCGGGACCGGTTGAATTCAGAATAATCCGGCCTGATGGCGAAGAAAGGGTTGTCTCGGCCAAGTCAGAAATAATATTGGACGATAAAGGTGTCCCGGTTAAATTCATAGGATATGTTTTGGATATCACAGAACATAAAAGAGCTGAGCAAGAAATCCGGCGGAGGGAAAATCTGTTAAACCAAACCCAGAAACTTGCGCATATAGGATCATATGAGTTTGATAGGAGCAGAAATCGTTTTGAACGCTCTGATGAATTATTCCGGATTTTAGGTATTAAACAAAATGAAGTTAATCCCGAAGAACGTCTAATCAAATGTGTTCATCCGGATGATATGAATCATTTAGATAAGATTTTTCAACTATTGGAATCAGGGCATAAAATAGGGGTCTTTGAATTTAGAATAATCCGGCCTGACGGTGAAGAGCGGGTTGTCTCTGCCAATGCGGAGATAGCATTTGATGATAGCGGAGTACCCATCAAAAGAACAGGTTATCTCTTGGATATCACCGAACGTAAAAGAGTTGAGGATGAACTCAGGCAGAGTGAATATTTATTAAACCAAGCCCAGCAGCTTGCGCATTTAGGATCATATGAATACGACATAAAAACAAATCGCTTCAAACGGTCTGATGAATTATTCATGATCTTAGGCATTAAGCGGGATAAAGTTGCTCCCGAAGATCGTTTGTATCAATGGATTCATCCGGATGACAGGGATGATGTGGAAAAGCAGTTTAAACAGGCGCTAACAGGAAATAGCACCGATCTGTTTGAATTCAGAATAATCAGGCCTGACGGCGAAGAGCGGGTTGTCTCTGCCAATTCAAAAACATTTATGGATGATAACGGCATGCCAAGTAAAATAATAGGGTCTGTTTTGGATATCACCGAACGTAAAAAGGCGGAGGAAGAACTCCGGCAGAGTAAAAATTTATTAGTTCAAGCCCAGCAGCTTGCGCATCTCGGATCATTTGAATATGATATAATTAATGATCGCTACATAAGATCCGATGAAATATTCCGGATTTTCGGTATTAGCAGGGATGAAGTTAAACCCGAAGATCATTTGACCCAATGGATTCATCCGGATGACAGAGATGATATTGAAAAAAAAGACCAAGCGATGGAAGTTGGGAACATAATCGGTCCGAAAGAATTCAGAATTATCCGGCCTGATGGCGAAGAGCGAGTTATCTTATCTTATTGGGAAACGATAACAGATGATAGTGGTGTCCCCATCAAAAAGATAGGGTGTCTTTTAGATATTACTGAACGCAAAAAAGTTGAAAAACAACGTGAGGAATTGATCCTGGAACTTCAAAAGGCTCTTAATAATGTCAAAACGCTGAAAGGATTATTGCCTATTTGCTCAAAATGCAAAAATATCCGTACCGATAAGGGTTATTGGAGCCAGATAGAGGTCTACCTTGAAACTCACACAGATGCCTCATTCACTCATAGCATGTGCCCGGTATGTGTAAAAGAAATGTATGGAAAAGAGGACTGGTATAAAAATTTAAAAAACGAATAG
- a CDS encoding LapA family protein produces the protein MKIHTLLLLVALAVIAAFAALNWTTFTTPTTLSLGFTAVQAPLGLVMLGALSFLTVLFLVFMIYLQTSVLFESRRHARELQANRELADQAETSRFTELRTFMETEIAKQTALNEESNAAMQAKIDQLNQDLITAIEQSGNTLAAYIGEMDDRLERGDDDQTPNLLPDIADEEKEI, from the coding sequence ATGAAAATTCATACGCTGTTATTGCTTGTCGCCCTGGCAGTAATTGCCGCTTTTGCTGCACTTAATTGGACCACATTTACAACACCTACAACTCTTTCCCTGGGTTTTACCGCAGTTCAGGCACCGCTTGGACTAGTCATGCTTGGAGCCTTGTCTTTTCTAACAGTCTTGTTCCTTGTTTTTATGATCTATCTGCAAACATCGGTGCTATTTGAGTCTCGTCGCCATGCACGTGAACTACAGGCCAATCGTGAACTTGCAGACCAGGCCGAGACTTCGCGTTTTACTGAATTGCGAACCTTCATGGAAACAGAAATAGCAAAACAAACAGCCTTAAACGAAGAATCGAATGCAGCTATGCAGGCAAAAATAGATCAGCTTAATCAAGACCTCATAACTGCAATAGAACAGTCGGGAAACACACTTGCAGCATATATTGGTGAAATGGATGATCGGCTTGAAAGAGGAGATGATGACCAGACTCCCAACTTACTTCCTGATATTGCCGATGAAGAAAAAGAGATATGA
- a CDS encoding DoxX family membrane protein, which yields MNNKVLKWSYPVIRWAIAITFVYAGASKLPDTEAFSELIGAYGLVPESMVPIVAVLLPILEILAGIGLVFDLRGSLFVITALLLLFIGVLGYADYLGFDIDCGCFSPGDPEAKAFHGLRAAILKDGVLVGCSAYLYLWRIKTSHSPINILGTTFNKMLQGVKS from the coding sequence ATGAATAACAAAGTTTTGAAATGGTCGTATCCTGTCATTCGCTGGGCTATTGCTATAACTTTTGTGTATGCCGGGGCTTCAAAACTACCTGATACCGAGGCATTTTCCGAATTAATTGGTGCTTACGGACTTGTACCCGAAAGCATGGTTCCAATAGTAGCCGTCCTGCTTCCTATTTTGGAAATTTTGGCCGGTATCGGACTTGTTTTTGATTTGCGCGGAAGCCTTTTTGTTATTACCGCGTTGTTGCTGCTTTTTATCGGGGTGTTGGGATATGCTGACTACCTGGGATTTGACATAGATTGTGGATGCTTTTCGCCGGGTGATCCCGAAGCAAAGGCGTTTCATGGGTTGAGAGCTGCAATTTTAAAAGATGGTGTATTGGTGGGTTGCTCTGCCTATTTGTATCTATGGCGAATAAAGACTTCGCATTCACCAATTAATATTTTGGGGACAACTTTTAATAAAATGTTACAAGGAGTTAAATCATGA
- a CDS encoding rhodanese-like domain-containing protein — translation MNKRWINTVIIIIAAILLMPLSSVAKNKFEKEVDLEAKAVKLVKEVQQGGYDVITTSELKQMKDDRKDMVIVDTMPYKDSYKKAHIPGAKQFLFPIPLMEKWDNAETNGKTEQDFAALLGPDKDKIIVIYCGFVKCTRSHNGALWAKKLGYKNVYRFPGGIFAWKGAGYDVEKVK, via the coding sequence ATGAATAAGCGATGGATTAATACAGTGATTATAATTATTGCCGCAATTTTACTGATGCCCTTATCCTCTGTGGCAAAAAACAAATTTGAAAAAGAGGTCGATTTAGAAGCCAAAGCGGTGAAACTGGTGAAAGAAGTGCAGCAGGGTGGATATGATGTCATTACCACAAGCGAACTTAAACAAATGAAAGATGATAGAAAAGACATGGTGATCGTTGATACCATGCCATACAAGGATAGCTACAAAAAAGCCCACATCCCCGGCGCAAAACAATTTCTTTTTCCAATACCCCTAATGGAAAAATGGGATAATGCGGAAACAAACGGCAAAACAGAACAAGACTTTGCTGCCCTGCTGGGGCCGGACAAAGATAAAATCATCGTGATTTACTGTGGATTTGTCAAGTGTACCAGAAGCCACAACGGAGCTTTATGGGCCAAGAAACTAGGATACAAAAACGTGTACCGGTTTCCGGGAGGCATTTTTGCATGGAAAGGTGCGGGATATGATGTTGAGAAAGTAAAATAA
- a CDS encoding NifB/NifX family molybdenum-iron cluster-binding protein has translation MKICFPVESDKGLDSEVFGHFGTAPSFVVFDTETKSTYTINNQDLGHAHGKCSPLKALDGQMVDVIIVGGIGAGAINKLNEMGIKVYRANKGSVQENLKIFQSTIMPEMTIQHACGGHAGGECGH, from the coding sequence ATGAAAATATGTTTTCCCGTGGAATCTGATAAGGGACTGGATAGTGAAGTGTTCGGGCATTTCGGCACAGCCCCGAGCTTTGTGGTTTTTGATACAGAAACAAAATCTACTTATACAATTAACAATCAGGATTTGGGCCATGCGCACGGTAAGTGCAGCCCCTTAAAAGCATTAGATGGACAAATGGTTGATGTAATCATTGTTGGCGGCATTGGAGCAGGAGCTATCAACAAATTAAATGAAATGGGAATCAAAGTTTATAGGGCGAATAAAGGTTCAGTTCAAGAAAATCTCAAAATATTTCAAAGTACCATAATGCCTGAAATGACTATACAACATGCCTGTGGCGGTCATGCCGGCGGTGAATGCGGACACTAA
- a CDS encoding MBL fold metallo-hydrolase, whose amino-acid sequence MLASGSKGNSIYISDGHTSVLIDAGLSGIEIERRMKANNLAPDNLDAIIVSHEHSDHISGVGVLSRRFSIPVYISHKTQQAASSFLGKIAEFINFECGTGFNINGLSFYPFSLSHDAKDTSGFTVSKNKTKIGIATDLGIATTMVKENLKKCSILVLEANHDPEMLTNGPYPWPLKQRIKSRSGHLSNQESKVLLQEIQHNNLEHVILSHISETNNTPEKVLSVVGCALTCCKAKIDVARQDRCGAIINSS is encoded by the coding sequence ATGCTTGCAAGCGGCAGCAAGGGAAATTCAATATATATTTCAGACGGCCACACATCAGTTCTTATTGATGCCGGATTGTCCGGTATTGAGATTGAACGAAGGATGAAAGCAAACAATCTTGCTCCCGATAATCTTGACGCAATTATTGTAAGCCATGAACATTCCGATCATATAAGCGGTGTAGGAGTACTTTCCCGCAGGTTTTCCATCCCTGTGTATATAAGCCATAAAACCCAACAAGCCGCATCTTCATTTCTTGGAAAAATTGCTGAATTTATAAATTTTGAATGCGGTACGGGCTTTAATATAAATGGTCTTTCTTTCTATCCTTTTTCATTATCCCATGATGCAAAAGATACGTCAGGATTTACGGTATCTAAAAACAAAACAAAAATCGGAATTGCAACTGATCTTGGGATTGCAACTACAATGGTAAAAGAGAATCTGAAAAAATGTTCCATACTTGTTCTTGAAGCAAACCATGATCCTGAAATGCTTACAAACGGCCCCTACCCCTGGCCGTTAAAACAGCGGATAAAAAGCCGCTCGGGCCATTTATCAAACCAGGAGTCAAAAGTACTGCTACAGGAAATCCAGCACAATAACCTCGAACATGTGATTTTATCCCATATAAGTGAAACAAACAATACCCCGGAAAAAGTGCTAAGCGTGGTAGGTTGCGCCCTGACATGCTGTAAAGCCAAAATCGATGTAGCACGCCAGGACAGATGCGGTGCTATTATTAATTCCTCGTAA
- the dut gene encoding dUTP diphosphatase: protein MENIPTIRFLRLNPDKDADIPLPCYMTPNSAGMDVYACLAKDVVVKPGDIALIPTGFAVSIPEGFEIEIRPRSGLAVNHRIGLINSPGTIDSDYRGEIKIAVINHGNKDYTFKRKDRIAQMLLKRVYQAKIELVESLEETKRGTGGFGHTGV from the coding sequence ATGGAAAATATACCTACAATACGTTTTTTACGGTTAAACCCTGATAAAGATGCTGATATCCCTTTACCGTGCTATATGACACCCAATAGCGCAGGTATGGATGTATATGCCTGTCTTGCAAAAGATGTTGTCGTTAAACCAGGAGACATCGCCCTGATACCTACCGGTTTTGCAGTATCTATTCCCGAAGGATTTGAAATTGAAATACGCCCAAGAAGCGGGCTTGCCGTTAATCACAGGATAGGCCTGATAAATTCTCCAGGCACCATAGATTCGGATTATCGTGGTGAAATAAAAATAGCAGTAATTAACCATGGGAATAAGGATTATACTTTCAAACGCAAAGACAGAATTGCCCAGATGCTATTAAAGCGGGTTTACCAGGCAAAAATAGAGCTTGTTGAAAGTCTTGAGGAGACAAAGCGCGGTACAGGAGGTTTCGGGCATACCGGAGTATAA
- a CDS encoding insulinase family protein, with protein sequence MNRPENKTVLSNGIRVITANMPQSCSVSMGIWVNSGARDESEEESGLSHFIEHMLFKGTAKRSAFQISKEFDSMGGNTNAFTSMETTCYHSKVITSHIITASDLLFDIFLNSEFDIKEIEKERPVIIQEIGMVEDSPEDYIHHLSGQCFFKNNPLGSSVLGTRSNIINFKPEKIKEFFTLRYQPSRIIISVAGNIEHENILDIVCPVFESYQNTSSFPERINPDVQKGANIFDKDLEQAHICVLYKGLPLTDERRYAFSLINTILGGNMSSRLFQEIREKRGLAYSVYSFISSYIDTGMFGAYAAVDPDNALDAAALIIKEIKKIKENTISDSELKESVEYTKGCLLLASESTDNQMFRQAQNEIIFNRHIPLQEVIDKIESVKKDTVSDLANLLFDPANLSLTVLGPVADKKQFMDVLNS encoded by the coding sequence ATGAACCGGCCTGAAAATAAAACCGTACTTTCAAACGGCATCAGAGTAATTACTGCCAACATGCCCCAATCGTGTTCAGTTTCAATGGGTATATGGGTAAACTCAGGGGCTCGCGATGAATCGGAGGAAGAAAGTGGTCTTTCCCATTTTATCGAACATATGCTTTTTAAAGGTACAGCTAAAAGGTCGGCATTTCAGATTTCCAAAGAATTTGACTCCATGGGGGGAAACACAAACGCATTCACCTCCATGGAGACAACCTGTTATCATTCCAAAGTAATAACATCCCATATTATAACTGCCAGTGATCTTCTCTTTGATATTTTTTTAAATTCCGAATTCGATATCAAAGAAATTGAAAAAGAACGCCCTGTGATAATCCAGGAAATAGGAATGGTTGAAGATTCTCCGGAAGATTATATACATCATCTTTCCGGCCAATGCTTTTTCAAAAACAATCCTCTCGGGTCTTCAGTACTTGGGACACGCTCAAATATTATTAATTTTAAGCCGGAAAAAATAAAAGAGTTTTTTACCTTACGTTACCAGCCCTCCCGGATTATTATTTCTGTTGCCGGAAACATAGAACATGAAAATATTTTAGATATTGTATGCCCGGTTTTTGAATCTTATCAAAATACTTCATCTTTTCCTGAACGTATAAATCCTGATGTGCAAAAAGGTGCTAATATATTTGACAAGGATCTTGAACAGGCTCATATATGTGTTTTATATAAAGGCTTGCCTCTCACAGATGAAAGAAGATATGCTTTTTCACTTATAAATACAATACTCGGCGGCAATATGAGTTCAAGGCTTTTTCAAGAAATACGTGAAAAAAGAGGTCTTGCCTATTCAGTATATTCTTTTATCTCCTCCTATATAGATACAGGTATGTTTGGTGCCTATGCTGCGGTTGATCCGGATAATGCCCTTGATGCAGCAGCTTTAATTATAAAGGAAATTAAAAAGATTAAAGAAAATACTATAAGTGATAGCGAACTTAAAGAATCGGTAGAGTATACAAAAGGCTGTTTGCTTCTTGCTTCCGAAAGTACTGATAATCAGATGTTCAGACAGGCGCAAAACGAAATAATATTTAATCGCCATATTCCGCTTCAGGAAGTAATCGACAAAATCGAATCGGTAAAAAAAGATACAGTATCAGATTTGGCGAATTTGCTTTTTGATCCTGCTAATCTTTCACTAACCGTTCTTGGACCTGTTGCAGATAAAAAACAGTTTATGGATGTTTTAAATTCTTAA